In a genomic window of Curtobacterium flaccumfaciens pv. betae:
- the mraZ gene encoding division/cell wall cluster transcriptional repressor MraZ → MLLGTHAPKLDEKGRVILPAKFRDELSGGLVMTRGQERCVVVFSARTFEELHERIRTAPMTSKRTRDYMRLFLSGASAEQPDKQNRVTIPQNLREYAGLERDLTVIGSGDRAEIWSTPAWEAYYAEAEEAFADNDEEVIPGIF, encoded by the coding sequence GTGCTGCTCGGTACTCATGCCCCGAAGCTCGACGAGAAGGGTCGCGTGATCCTCCCCGCCAAGTTCCGGGACGAACTGTCCGGCGGGCTCGTGATGACCCGCGGCCAGGAACGCTGCGTCGTGGTCTTCAGTGCCCGGACGTTCGAGGAACTCCACGAGCGCATCCGGACCGCCCCGATGACGTCGAAGCGCACCAGGGACTACATGCGTCTGTTCCTCTCGGGGGCCAGCGCCGAACAGCCCGACAAGCAGAACCGCGTGACGATCCCGCAGAACCTCCGCGAGTACGCGGGGCTCGAGCGGGACCTCACGGTCATCGGCAGCGGTGACCGTGCCGAGATCTGGTCCACCCCCGCGTGGGAGGCCTACTACGCCGAAGCCGAAGAGGCATTCGCCGACAACGACGAGGAGGTGATCCCGGGGATCTTCTGA
- the rsmH gene encoding 16S rRNA (cytosine(1402)-N(4))-methyltransferase RsmH: protein MADNDNETPRFPHTPVMLQRIVDLFTPTLEGPGKVVVDATLGMGGHSEGLLERFPELTLIGLDRDTDALGIAGERLARFGDRVRLVHTVYDGIVDAIEGEGFTKVDGVLFDLGVSSLQLDRAERGFAYSQDAPLDMRMDRTEGQTAADVLATYDEGELRRIFQRYGEEKLAGRYARAIVERRATKPFEMSGDLVQVLHDATPVAIQRQGHPAKRVFQALRIEVNAELSVLERAIPAALDAIAVGGRIVVESYQSLEDRIVKRALVERTKSSAPAGLPVELPEHAPTFSLIVKGAELADEAERAANPRATPVRLRAAERIRN from the coding sequence ATGGCCGACAACGACAACGAGACGCCACGCTTCCCGCACACGCCGGTGATGCTCCAGCGCATCGTCGACCTGTTCACGCCGACGCTCGAGGGCCCGGGCAAGGTCGTCGTCGACGCCACGCTCGGCATGGGCGGCCACTCCGAGGGTCTGCTCGAGCGGTTCCCGGAGCTCACGCTCATCGGGCTCGACCGGGACACCGACGCACTCGGCATCGCGGGGGAGCGCCTGGCCCGCTTCGGTGACCGCGTCCGGCTCGTGCACACCGTGTACGACGGCATCGTCGACGCGATCGAGGGCGAGGGCTTCACGAAGGTCGACGGCGTGCTCTTCGACCTCGGCGTGAGCTCGCTGCAGCTCGACCGGGCCGAGCGCGGGTTCGCGTACAGCCAGGACGCCCCGCTCGACATGCGGATGGACCGGACCGAGGGGCAGACCGCCGCCGACGTCCTGGCCACCTACGACGAGGGCGAACTCCGCCGCATCTTCCAGCGCTACGGCGAGGAGAAGCTCGCCGGCCGCTACGCCCGAGCGATCGTCGAGCGGCGGGCGACGAAGCCGTTCGAGATGTCCGGCGACCTGGTCCAGGTGCTGCACGACGCGACCCCGGTCGCCATCCAGCGCCAGGGGCACCCGGCCAAGCGCGTCTTCCAGGCGCTCCGCATCGAGGTCAACGCCGAACTCAGCGTGCTCGAGCGGGCGATCCCGGCGGCGCTCGACGCCATCGCGGTCGGCGGTCGGATCGTCGTCGAGTCGTACCAGTCCCTCGAGGACCGCATCGTCAAGCGGGCACTGGTGGAGCGCACGAAGTCGAGCGCCCCCGCCGGCCTACCGGTGGAGCTGCCCGAGCACGCCCCCACCTTCTCCCTGATCGTCAAGGGCGCCGAGCTGGCCGACGAGGCCGAACGCGCCGCCAACCCCCGAGCAACCCCCGTGCGCCTGCGCGCGGCCGAGCGGATCCGGAACTGA
- a CDS encoding peptidoglycan D,D-transpeptidase FtsI family protein, which translates to MTKTIRNRRLRYSIVMLAVIALVGAFVVRLVDIQVVQASELNKASAQKRSIPVTIYGTRGSIVDRNGTELADSVTRYNITTSPRLVKGFKGKLGGTRIKDVSVGTALSALAKASGGDVATMRKNIAANPKSDFAYLVKGLDVQHYEAVRALGIPWLYPEPQAARVYPTGATTGNLTGFMGTDGAQAGLEYSYNQCLAGTNGSETYERGEDGVQLPGSTVTTKKAKDGGTLETTIDSDLQYMAMQTIASAAKTLQAESATATVTSVKTGELLAVADYPTVDPNDVDATTDKGAFGSRALTASYEPGSTIKAAIAAALLDQGKSSPTDQAVVPYSRTFPWGGTIHDSEFHATENLTLTGILQNSSNVGITELGARLTSQQRFDYMKKFGLFEPETAIDYPGQPSMDYGTTPNWDQQTNINSMFGQGISTTAVQVASVFQTIANDGVRIPLHFVKGCTTADGKTIDAPDVQKQRVVSAAAATQVTGMLQSVVTGGTLVGMKPISGYNIAAKTGTAEVAEGSQGYGGQRITSVAGMAPAEDPQYVVTVTFTKPQTNKWSSGAAPAFRTLMSQVLEKYRVAPSASEAKLYPSTW; encoded by the coding sequence GTGACGAAGACGATCCGCAACCGACGCCTGCGCTACAGCATCGTGATGCTCGCCGTGATCGCCCTCGTCGGGGCGTTCGTGGTGCGGCTCGTCGACATCCAGGTCGTCCAGGCGTCGGAGCTGAACAAGGCGTCGGCGCAGAAGCGCAGCATCCCCGTGACGATCTACGGCACGCGCGGGTCGATCGTGGACCGCAACGGCACCGAACTCGCCGACAGCGTCACCCGGTACAACATCACGACCTCGCCGCGCCTGGTGAAGGGCTTCAAGGGCAAGCTCGGCGGCACCCGCATCAAGGACGTCAGTGTCGGCACCGCCCTGAGTGCGCTGGCGAAGGCGTCCGGCGGTGACGTCGCGACCATGCGGAAGAACATCGCCGCGAACCCGAAGTCCGACTTCGCGTACCTGGTCAAGGGCCTGGACGTGCAGCACTACGAGGCCGTGCGCGCGCTCGGCATCCCCTGGCTGTACCCGGAGCCACAGGCGGCGCGGGTGTACCCGACGGGTGCGACGACGGGCAACCTCACCGGCTTCATGGGCACGGACGGCGCCCAGGCCGGCCTGGAGTACTCCTACAACCAGTGCCTGGCGGGCACGAACGGCTCCGAGACGTACGAGCGTGGCGAGGATGGCGTGCAGCTCCCGGGCAGCACCGTGACCACGAAGAAGGCCAAGGACGGCGGCACACTAGAAACGACCATCGACAGCGACCTGCAGTACATGGCGATGCAGACCATCGCGTCCGCCGCCAAGACCCTGCAGGCGGAGTCCGCGACGGCGACGGTCACGAGCGTCAAGACGGGTGAGCTGCTGGCGGTCGCCGACTACCCGACGGTGGACCCGAACGACGTCGACGCCACGACCGACAAGGGCGCCTTCGGTTCCCGCGCCCTGACCGCGTCGTACGAGCCGGGCTCCACGATCAAGGCCGCCATCGCCGCCGCGCTGCTCGACCAGGGCAAGTCGAGCCCCACCGACCAGGCCGTCGTGCCGTACTCGCGCACGTTCCCCTGGGGCGGCACGATCCACGACTCCGAGTTCCACGCCACCGAGAACCTCACGCTGACCGGCATCCTGCAGAACTCGTCGAACGTCGGCATCACCGAGCTCGGCGCACGGCTGACATCGCAGCAGCGCTTCGACTACATGAAGAAGTTCGGGCTGTTCGAGCCGGAGACGGCCATCGACTACCCGGGCCAGCCCTCGATGGACTACGGCACCACCCCGAACTGGGACCAGCAGACGAACATCAACTCGATGTTCGGCCAGGGCATCTCGACCACGGCGGTGCAGGTCGCGAGCGTGTTCCAGACCATCGCGAACGATGGTGTCCGGATCCCGCTGCACTTCGTCAAGGGCTGCACCACGGCGGACGGCAAGACGATCGACGCGCCCGACGTGCAGAAGCAGCGGGTCGTCTCCGCAGCCGCCGCCACGCAGGTCACCGGCATGCTGCAGAGCGTCGTCACGGGTGGCACGCTGGTGGGGATGAAGCCGATCTCCGGCTACAACATCGCCGCGAAGACGGGGACCGCCGAGGTGGCCGAGGGGTCGCAGGGCTACGGCGGTCAGCGCATCACGTCGGTGGCCGGAATGGCACCCGCCGAAGACCCCCAGTATGTTGTCACGGTGACGTTCACGAAGCCGCAGACCAACAAGTGGTCCAGCGGAGCGGCTCCGGCGTTCCGCACACTCATGTCCCAGGTGCTCGAGAAGTACCGAGTAGCCCCCTCCGCGTCCGAGGCGAAGCTCTACCCGTCCACGTGGTGA
- a CDS encoding Mur ligase family protein, whose product MSARIPPVLRPEHPTPRAVSELANAFGLRVVGSVDSIEITGVTLSATEVQPGDLFVGVHGANRHGAQFATEAAERGAVAVLTDQDGVALVEPSGLPVLVVDDPRAALGDVAAWVYRTHPDEATDLPQLFAVTGTNGKTSTSYILEGILKQLGLVTGLSSTAERHIGSLSVTSRLTTPEASEMHALLARMRESEVRAVAVEVSAQALSRHRVDGIVFDVAAFTNLSHDHLDDYADMEEYYQAKLPLFQPEHARRGVVSLDTDWGHRVVQDSRIPVTTITVHPDVEAEWHVDIVEAHAAYTEFRLTGPEGRELTTRVPLIGWHMAANAALAIVMLVEGGFELGAIAHALESGHRRYPDEDDASERDGEPHRVSAIECYLPGRTERVSGEHGPSVYVDFGHSADAFENTLAAVRQFTSGKVLMLFGADGDRDTTKRGDMARVAAAGSDILVVTDHHPRFEDAASIRKTLVDAARAAYPDHEIHEVSPPEAAIRTAVSLVGEGDSILWAGPGHQDYRDIQGVRTPYSARDEARAALREAGWEPNSGPAEDVR is encoded by the coding sequence TTGTCCGCACGGATCCCCCCGGTCCTCCGACCCGAACACCCGACCCCGAGGGCCGTCTCCGAACTCGCCAACGCGTTCGGTCTGCGAGTCGTCGGCTCGGTCGACAGCATCGAGATCACCGGTGTCACCCTGAGCGCCACCGAGGTGCAGCCGGGTGACCTGTTCGTCGGCGTGCACGGTGCCAACCGGCACGGCGCACAGTTCGCGACGGAGGCCGCCGAGCGCGGCGCCGTCGCCGTCCTGACCGACCAGGACGGCGTCGCACTGGTCGAGCCGTCCGGGCTGCCGGTGCTCGTCGTCGACGACCCCCGCGCCGCCCTCGGCGACGTCGCGGCGTGGGTCTACCGCACCCACCCCGACGAGGCCACCGACCTGCCGCAGCTGTTCGCCGTCACCGGCACGAACGGCAAGACGAGCACGTCGTACATCCTCGAGGGCATCCTCAAGCAGCTCGGCCTGGTCACCGGCCTGAGCTCGACCGCGGAGCGCCACATCGGTTCGCTCAGCGTGACGAGCCGCCTGACCACGCCCGAGGCCAGCGAGATGCACGCGCTCCTCGCCCGCATGCGTGAGAGCGAGGTCCGTGCGGTCGCCGTCGAGGTCAGCGCGCAGGCCCTCAGCCGGCACCGCGTCGACGGCATCGTCTTCGACGTCGCAGCCTTCACGAACCTGTCGCACGACCACCTCGACGACTACGCCGACATGGAGGAGTACTACCAGGCGAAGCTCCCGCTGTTCCAGCCCGAGCACGCCCGTCGCGGCGTCGTCTCGCTGGACACCGACTGGGGCCACCGCGTGGTGCAGGACTCCCGCATCCCCGTGACCACGATCACGGTGCACCCCGACGTCGAGGCCGAGTGGCACGTCGACATCGTCGAGGCGCACGCCGCCTACACCGAGTTCCGCCTGACCGGCCCCGAGGGTCGCGAGCTGACGACCCGTGTGCCGCTGATCGGCTGGCACATGGCGGCGAACGCGGCACTCGCGATCGTGATGCTCGTCGAGGGCGGGTTCGAGCTCGGTGCCATCGCGCACGCGCTCGAGTCGGGCCACCGCCGCTACCCGGACGAGGACGACGCGAGCGAGCGCGACGGCGAGCCGCACCGCGTCTCCGCAATCGAGTGCTACCTGCCCGGCCGCACCGAGCGCGTCTCCGGCGAGCACGGCCCGAGCGTCTACGTCGACTTCGGCCACAGCGCCGACGCGTTCGAGAACACCCTCGCCGCGGTCCGGCAGTTCACCTCCGGCAAGGTCCTCATGCTGTTCGGCGCCGACGGCGACCGCGACACCACGAAGCGCGGCGACATGGCCCGCGTGGCCGCGGCCGGCAGCGACATCCTGGTCGTCACCGACCACCACCCGCGCTTCGAGGACGCCGCGTCGATCCGGAAGACCCTGGTCGACGCAGCACGTGCCGCCTACCCGGACCACGAGATCCACGAGGTCAGCCCGCCCGAGGCGGCGATCCGCACGGCGGTGAGCCTGGTCGGCGAGGGCGACTCGATCCTCTGGGCCGGCCCGGGTCACCAGGACTACCGCGACATCCAGGGCGTCCGCACCCCCTACTCCGCCCGTGACGAGGCCCGCGCGGCCCTGCGCGAGGCCGGCTGGGAACCGAACTCCGGTCCGGCGGAGGACGTCCGATGA
- a CDS encoding UDP-N-acetylmuramoyl-tripeptide--D-alanyl-D-alanine ligase codes for MIAMTLAEIATAVGGELIGGAQATDVAEPGDLVVEGSVETDSRLVRPGSVFFALPGEVTDGRRFVASAVDAGAALVITPERVDTTAPQIVVTDGYEALAALAHEVVTRVRMSTADRVDADGRPAPLRVVGITGSNGKTSTKNMLRTILEQHGATVAPEGSFNNHVGAPISMLRITYDTRYLVVEMGASGVGHIAKLVSIAEPDLGVVLKVGLAHAGEFGGIEATQRAKSEMVTDLPETATALLNVDDDRVASMRDLTAARVVGFGTSAEADYRITGIETDRSGTRFTLDAPPGQPGGPDHVDVRLAILGEHHAMNASAALTVAHLWGVPLADGAAALASMTRAERWRMELLQGGPEGVTVINDAYNASPDSTAAALRTLAQIVRPGERTVAVLGEMAELGEFSVEEHDRIGRLVVRLGIGQLVVVGRGAMPIHQAATLEGSWDGESVYIEDVDDAVRAMQEMLRPGDVVLVKSSKSAELRFLGDRLGGVTE; via the coding sequence ATGATCGCCATGACCCTCGCCGAGATCGCCACCGCGGTCGGCGGCGAGCTGATCGGCGGCGCGCAGGCGACCGACGTCGCCGAGCCCGGCGACCTGGTCGTCGAGGGCTCGGTCGAGACCGACTCGCGCCTGGTCCGCCCCGGCAGTGTCTTCTTCGCCCTGCCCGGTGAGGTCACCGACGGCCGACGCTTCGTGGCTTCGGCCGTCGACGCCGGTGCCGCCCTGGTGATCACGCCCGAGCGCGTGGACACGACCGCGCCGCAGATCGTCGTCACCGACGGGTACGAGGCCCTCGCCGCGCTCGCGCACGAGGTCGTCACGCGCGTCCGGATGAGCACCGCGGACCGCGTCGACGCCGACGGTCGTCCGGCACCCCTGCGGGTCGTCGGCATCACCGGCTCGAACGGCAAGACGAGCACGAAGAACATGCTCCGCACGATCCTCGAGCAGCACGGCGCGACCGTCGCGCCCGAGGGCTCGTTCAACAACCACGTCGGCGCACCGATCTCGATGCTCCGCATCACCTACGACACTCGGTACCTGGTGGTCGAGATGGGCGCGAGCGGCGTCGGCCACATCGCCAAGCTCGTGTCGATCGCCGAGCCCGACCTCGGCGTCGTCCTCAAGGTGGGCCTCGCGCACGCCGGCGAGTTCGGCGGCATCGAGGCGACGCAGCGCGCGAAGTCCGAGATGGTCACCGACCTGCCCGAGACCGCCACGGCCCTGCTCAACGTCGACGACGACCGCGTCGCGTCGATGCGCGACCTGACGGCCGCGCGCGTGGTCGGCTTCGGCACGTCGGCGGAGGCCGACTACCGCATCACCGGCATCGAGACGGACCGCAGCGGCACCCGCTTCACCCTCGACGCGCCTCCAGGACAGCCTGGAGGCCCGGATCACGTCGACGTGCGCCTCGCGATCCTGGGTGAGCACCACGCGATGAACGCGTCTGCCGCGCTCACGGTCGCCCACCTGTGGGGCGTCCCGCTCGCCGACGGCGCCGCGGCGCTCGCGTCGATGACGCGCGCCGAGCGCTGGCGCATGGAGCTGCTCCAGGGCGGCCCCGAGGGCGTCACCGTCATCAACGACGCGTACAACGCGTCGCCCGACTCCACCGCGGCAGCGCTGCGGACCCTGGCGCAGATCGTGCGCCCGGGGGAGCGGACCGTCGCCGTGCTCGGTGAGATGGCCGAGCTCGGTGAGTTCTCCGTCGAGGAGCACGACCGCATCGGTCGGCTCGTCGTCCGCCTCGGCATCGGACAGCTCGTGGTCGTCGGCCGCGGCGCGATGCCCATCCACCAGGCCGCCACCCTCGAGGGATCGTGGGACGGCGAGTCCGTGTACATCGAGGACGTCGACGACGCCGTCCGTGCCATGCAGGAGATGCTCCGCCCCGGCGACGTCGTCCTCGTCAAGTCCTCGAAGTCTGCCGAACTGCGATTCCTCGGCGACCGCCTCGGAGGTGTCACCGAATGA
- the mraY gene encoding phospho-N-acetylmuramoyl-pentapeptide-transferase, with protein sequence MIALLVAGATSLVFTLLLTPFFIKLFHRLGWGQFIRDDGPQSHHTKRGTATMGGIVLIIGAVIGYFVGHLIGRDSITLSGLLVLFLMVGLGFVGFIDDFLKVRRQRSLGLGGWAKILGQVIVGVIFATIALVVPTSNGKPPASTMISAIRDVPWLDFMALGTVIGTVLFLAWIVLLTVSTSNGVNVADGLDGLATGSSILAIGSYVIIGFWQSNQICGGARLDSNTAHACYTVSNPLDLAVVAAAVCGGLIGFLWYNTSPAQIFLGDTGSLGLGGALAGLAILSRTELLLILIGGLFFIVTGSVILQRAYFKITHGKRIFLMSPLHHHFELKGWAEVTVVVRFWIIAGLFVAAGVGLFYLEWIARVG encoded by the coding sequence ATGATCGCGCTCCTCGTCGCCGGCGCCACGTCGCTGGTGTTCACGTTGCTGCTCACCCCGTTCTTCATCAAGCTCTTCCACCGTCTCGGGTGGGGGCAGTTCATCCGTGACGACGGTCCGCAGTCCCACCACACCAAGCGCGGGACCGCCACCATGGGCGGCATCGTCCTGATCATCGGTGCGGTGATCGGGTACTTCGTCGGCCACCTGATCGGGCGTGACTCGATCACGCTGTCCGGCCTGCTCGTGCTGTTCCTGATGGTCGGGCTCGGGTTCGTCGGCTTCATCGACGACTTCCTCAAGGTGCGGCGTCAGCGGAGCCTCGGGCTCGGCGGCTGGGCCAAGATCCTCGGTCAGGTCATCGTCGGCGTCATCTTCGCCACGATCGCCCTGGTCGTGCCGACGTCGAACGGCAAGCCGCCGGCATCGACGATGATCTCGGCGATCCGCGACGTGCCGTGGCTCGACTTCATGGCGCTCGGCACCGTCATCGGCACCGTGCTGTTCCTCGCCTGGATCGTCCTGCTGACGGTGTCGACGTCGAACGGCGTGAACGTGGCCGACGGGCTCGACGGCCTGGCCACCGGGTCGAGCATCCTGGCGATCGGCTCGTACGTCATCATCGGTTTCTGGCAGTCGAACCAGATCTGCGGCGGCGCCCGCCTCGACTCGAACACCGCACACGCCTGCTACACCGTGTCGAACCCGCTCGACCTCGCCGTGGTCGCGGCCGCGGTCTGCGGTGGGCTCATCGGGTTCCTCTGGTACAACACCTCGCCGGCGCAGATCTTCCTCGGTGACACCGGTTCGCTCGGCCTCGGCGGCGCCCTGGCCGGCCTCGCGATCCTCAGCCGCACCGAGCTGCTGCTCATCCTCATCGGTGGCCTGTTCTTCATCGTCACCGGCTCCGTCATCCTGCAGCGGGCCTACTTCAAGATCACCCACGGCAAGCGCATCTTCCTGATGAGTCCGCTGCACCACCACTTCGAACTGAAGGGGTGGGCCGAGGTGACCGTCGTCGTCCGCTTCTGGATCATCGCCGGGCTCTTCGTCGCGGCGGGGGTCGGACTCTTCTACCTCGAATGGATCGCACGCGTTGGTTGA
- the murD gene encoding UDP-N-acetylmuramoyl-L-alanine--D-glutamate ligase — translation MSSPSRLQSLDSWYSEGWKGLNVAVLGLGATGFSVADTLVELGSEVTVYSSDAPADSVELLDVIGARFLQTPLDTVPDALVQQAPDVVIVSPGLPPHNATVRWSVTNSTVWGDIELAWRVRDKVVRGPVAAPWITITGTNGKTTTTQLTTAMYEAGGLRAVACGNIGVPVLDVVRDPAGYDVLVVELSSHQLHYAASSGDGAVVPLASACLNIADDHLEWHGSAEAYRAAKAKVYERTVMACVYNTSDDATRRMVQEADVVEGCRAVGFTPGVPAPGDVGIVEDVLCDRAFNEDRRNSALELSTIADLEAAGLASPHMTMNVLAAAALARAGTVQPSAIQSAVRAFRADHHRTELVAQADGITWVDDSKATNPHAATASLASFDTVVWIVGGLFKGVDVDGLVERFGPGVRAVVVIGTDRTPVLEAFARHASTVPVLQVETTDTDQVMREAVRHAASVARPGDTVLLAPAAASFDQFGSYADRGQRFAAAVNEHLGGEVDGDDTDGSSEQP, via the coding sequence GTGTCCTCGCCGTCCCGCCTCCAGTCCCTCGACAGCTGGTACTCCGAGGGGTGGAAGGGGCTGAACGTCGCCGTCCTCGGCCTCGGAGCCACCGGGTTCTCGGTCGCCGACACACTCGTGGAGCTCGGCAGCGAGGTGACGGTCTACTCCTCCGACGCCCCCGCCGACAGCGTCGAGCTGCTCGACGTGATCGGTGCCCGGTTCCTGCAGACGCCGCTCGACACCGTGCCGGACGCGCTCGTGCAGCAGGCACCCGACGTCGTCATCGTGTCGCCGGGACTGCCCCCGCACAACGCCACCGTGCGGTGGTCGGTGACGAACAGCACCGTCTGGGGCGACATCGAGCTCGCCTGGCGCGTGCGCGACAAGGTCGTCCGCGGCCCGGTCGCCGCCCCCTGGATCACGATCACGGGCACGAACGGCAAGACCACGACGACACAGCTCACGACCGCGATGTACGAGGCCGGCGGCCTGCGTGCCGTCGCGTGCGGGAACATCGGCGTGCCGGTGCTCGACGTCGTCCGCGACCCGGCCGGCTACGACGTGCTCGTCGTCGAGCTCTCGAGCCACCAGCTGCACTACGCGGCGTCGTCCGGCGACGGTGCCGTGGTGCCGCTCGCGAGCGCCTGCCTGAACATCGCCGACGACCACCTGGAGTGGCACGGCTCCGCCGAGGCCTACCGCGCGGCGAAGGCCAAGGTCTACGAGCGCACCGTGATGGCGTGTGTCTACAACACCTCGGACGACGCCACCCGGCGGATGGTGCAGGAGGCCGACGTGGTGGAGGGCTGCCGTGCGGTCGGCTTCACCCCCGGCGTCCCCGCTCCCGGCGACGTCGGCATCGTCGAGGACGTCCTGTGCGACCGGGCCTTCAACGAGGACCGTCGCAACAGTGCGCTCGAGCTGTCGACCATCGCCGACCTCGAGGCCGCCGGGCTCGCCAGCCCGCACATGACCATGAACGTCCTGGCCGCCGCTGCACTGGCCCGTGCCGGCACCGTCCAGCCGAGCGCCATCCAGTCGGCCGTCCGGGCGTTCCGCGCCGACCACCACCGCACCGAGCTCGTGGCCCAGGCGGACGGCATCACCTGGGTCGACGACTCCAAGGCCACGAACCCGCACGCCGCCACCGCGTCGCTCGCGTCGTTCGACACCGTCGTGTGGATCGTCGGTGGCCTGTTCAAGGGCGTCGACGTCGACGGTCTGGTCGAGCGCTTCGGCCCCGGCGTCCGCGCCGTCGTGGTGATCGGCACCGACCGGACCCCGGTCCTCGAGGCATTCGCGCGACACGCGTCCACGGTCCCGGTGCTCCAGGTGGAGACGACGGACACTGATCAGGTCATGCGCGAGGCGGTCCGGCATGCCGCATCGGTCGCGAGGCCGGGCGACACCGTCCTCCTCGCCCCGGCGGCGGCGTCGTTCGACCAGTTCGGCTCCTACGCCGACCGGGGGCAGCGTTTCGCGGCCGCGGTCAACGAGCACCTGGGAGGAGAAGTCGATGGCGACGACACCGACGGATCTTCCGAACAGCCGTAA
- the ftsW gene encoding putative lipid II flippase FtsW, with protein MATTPTDLPNSRNGRTASTPRRTNGAIVAVKNVFVAESSTFYTILGVTLFLVVFGVVMVLSSSSVEEYAATHDFFGAASRQGLYAVLGVPLMLIASRVPTRIWRKWAMRLLGAALVLQLLVFTPLGIDIQGNRNWIELGSFTAQPSEVVKLGLVLGIGAIIYVKRDKLDDWKEVFIPIGIASMLSLGLVVLGGDQGTAMVMLILVFGALYIGGVRARHLLVGLGAFAVMLPFVTMASASRSTRISAWLSGCTDTSQYQDICWQPVHGMWALASGGVFGVGLGNSKAKWSWLPEADNDYIFAIIGEELGLIGAVVVLSLFVVLAVGMIKIIRQSRDPFVKTVTGGILAWIIGQALINIAVVLGLLPVLGVPLPLISAGGSALIMTLVAIGVVLSFARDLPGKNDPGLTSAPLGRTSTNGSLR; from the coding sequence ATGGCGACGACACCGACGGATCTTCCGAACAGCCGTAACGGCCGGACCGCGTCGACCCCACGACGGACCAACGGCGCGATCGTCGCCGTCAAGAACGTCTTCGTCGCGGAGTCCAGCACCTTCTACACGATCCTCGGCGTCACGCTGTTCCTCGTCGTCTTCGGCGTCGTGATGGTGCTGTCCTCGTCGAGCGTCGAGGAGTACGCGGCGACCCACGACTTCTTCGGGGCGGCGTCCCGCCAGGGCCTGTACGCCGTGCTCGGCGTGCCGCTCATGCTCATCGCCAGCCGGGTCCCGACCCGGATCTGGCGGAAGTGGGCGATGCGGCTGCTCGGTGCGGCGCTCGTGCTGCAGCTGCTCGTGTTCACCCCGCTCGGCATCGACATCCAGGGCAACCGGAACTGGATCGAGCTCGGGTCGTTCACCGCGCAGCCGTCCGAGGTCGTGAAGCTCGGCCTGGTGCTCGGCATCGGCGCCATCATCTACGTCAAGCGGGACAAGCTCGACGACTGGAAAGAGGTGTTCATCCCGATCGGGATCGCCTCGATGCTCTCGCTCGGGCTCGTCGTCCTCGGCGGTGACCAGGGCACCGCGATGGTCATGCTCATCCTGGTGTTCGGCGCGCTGTACATCGGCGGCGTCCGCGCCCGGCACCTGCTCGTCGGCCTCGGTGCGTTCGCCGTGATGCTGCCCTTCGTGACGATGGCCTCGGCCTCGCGCTCGACCCGCATCAGCGCCTGGCTGTCCGGGTGCACCGACACCAGCCAGTACCAGGACATCTGCTGGCAGCCCGTGCACGGGATGTGGGCGCTCGCGTCCGGCGGCGTGTTCGGCGTCGGCCTCGGCAACTCGAAGGCGAAGTGGTCGTGGCTGCCCGAGGCGGACAACGACTACATCTTCGCGATCATCGGCGAGGAGCTCGGCCTGATCGGCGCCGTCGTGGTGCTCAGCCTGTTCGTGGTGCTCGCCGTCGGCATGATCAAGATCATCCGGCAGTCCCGCGACCCCTTCGTGAAGACGGTCACCGGTGGCATCCTCGCGTGGATCATCGGCCAGGCGCTCATCAACATCGCCGTCGTGCTCGGCCTGCTGCCCGTGCTCGGTGTGCCCCTGCCACTCATCTCGGCCGGTGGTTCGGCCCTCATCATGACCCTGGTGGCGATCGGCGTCGTGCTCTCCTTCGCCCGCGACCTGCCCGGCAAGAACGACCCCGGCCTGACGAGCGCCCCACTCGGCCGGACCTCCACGAACGGATCACTGCGGTGA